The Thermovibrio guaymasensis genomic interval TTACGGGAAGCACCGATCTTGAGGGGTTCGTCTCTAAAGTCCTAGACCTTCTAAGGGAAAGAGGTTACAGGGTTGCTATTTTTAAAGAGGGTATAACGGAAATCCCCCTTGAAGGTTATAAAGCAGATGGAGTTTGTAGCCTTAATTCAGGGAAAGTTTCCCTCTCTAGAGGGGTAGATGGCTTTAACCTTAAGTACCTCTCCTTCCTCCTCTTTGACGACTACGACATCGTTGTTTGTCTTGGAGTTGAAGGTCCAGACTTGCCGAGGTTTGAGCTTCTAGATAGGGGTAAGGGGTTAGATTGCCTAAAGAGTAAAAAGAACGTTATCGGCGTTGTTTCAGACAAAGGTTTTGGAGGAATTAGAACTTTCCCTCTAGATAGACCTGAGGAACTTGTTGATTTTATAGAGGATAAGTTTATAAAGAGGAGGGAGGATTCTTTTCCGGATGAGGTGGAGCTCTTTGTGAACGGGCGTAGGGTTCCGATGAAGCACTACGTTAAAGAGACTTTGAGGGAAATCCTTTTTGGTTTTATTAAACCCCTAAAGGGAATAGACTACCCGGTTGAGAAGTTGGATATTAGGATTGTTGTCGGTAAGGGAAGAACTCCCTGATTTTCTGGGGGAGCTCCCCTCTTGCCCTCTCAACAAAGTCTTTCCAGCTTTCAAAGTAAAAGGTCTTTCCCCTTTCCACGTAGAGGACTCTATCTGCCAGTCTCTCTGCCTCTAGAGGGTCGTGGGTAATGTGTAGGATGGTTCTCTTTCCCTTTAGTTCCTTTAAGAAGTCTATTAGTTTTGTTTTAGTGAGGAAGTCTAAGGAGCTTAGGGGTTCGTCAAGGATTATTACTTCTGGATCTGAAAGTATGGCCCTTGCAAGGGCGACTCTCTGAACTTCTCCTCCTGAGACCTCAGAAGGCCTTTTAAACAGAATCTCCTTAACGTTAAACTGGAAGGCTATCTCCTCTACTTTCCTTCTATCAAACTTCTCTTTCCTTATCCTTAGGGGAAATTCTAGGTTTTCTAGAATAGACATGTGGGGAAAGAGGGTATTGCTCTGGGGTAAGTATGAAATTCTCCTCTTTTCAGGCGGTAAGTTACTTATATCTTTACCTTTTAGTATAACTTTGCACCTATCGGCCCTCTCTATACCGGAGATGACCTTTGCTATCATGCTCTTTCCGGCGCCGCTTCTTCCTAGAACTACTACGTATTCCTTCTCCTTTACTCGGAAGTTGGCTTCAATCTTAAAGGACTTCAGCTTCTTTTCAACCTTTACCTCAAGCAATCCTCTTCTCTCTCCTGTACGATATTGACAGCAGGATGATAAAGATGATGAGACTTATGCATATTACTAAAACGGCAATTGGAGTGGAGTTCTTGAGCCCGTAGTCCTCAAAGCGCTCGTACATGAGGACAGGGGCGGTTATTGGGTAGTAGGCTATTATGAGGATAGCTCCTACCTCGCTGATTGAACGGGCAAATGAGAGGATAGCTCCCCTGAGGATGTACGGAAAGGCGAGGGGGAGGATAACGAACTTAACTACTTGGTAGGGGGAAGCTCCCAAACTCCTTGCGGTCCATATTAGCTCCTTGTTTATTGAGCGAAATCCCATTAAAGAGGAGGTAATTGTGTAGGAGATACTTACAAAACACATGGCAATTATTATTCCGTAGATCGTATCAACGAAGCTGATTCCTAAGCGGGAAAAGAACTTACCTAAAGGGGAGTTTGAGTTTAGAAGTTCTAAGAGTGTTATCCCGACTGCAACGTGGGGAATGACTATTGGAAGGTTTATGACGCTCTCAACAAGTTCACTGTACTTAGACTCGGTTTGAAAGAGGAAGTAGGACGTAGGCACTCCCATTATTAGACCTACTATAGTGGCAAAGGTCGCTCCCTTTAGACTTGTAAATATGGCTTTCCATACCTCTCCGTCTTTTAAGGTATTTTTAAAGTTTTCCGGATCTAAGGAGATAAAAACGTTTAAGATTGGAAGGGCTATAAAGGTAAGGCAAGTAAGGGTTAGTGTAATAATTAAAAGATAGAGCCACTTAGGGTTTTTCATTTTTCCTCTTTGGATATCCTCCTAGGAGGGTATAGGGCCTTTTGGTAGCAACTTCTTATAATCTCTGCTCCCCTTTCTGAGGTTACAAAATCCTCCCACATCTTTGCCTCCTTTGGGTGGGGAGCGTTTTTTAGGGTTGTAATACCGTAGGCTATAGGTTTGCCTGTAATTACTCTACCGTTTCCAAGTACCAACTTAACCTTTGAGTAGTACTTCCTCAGGCTGAAATCTGAGAGGTTTATCTCCCTTGGAAGTTCCACGTACTTTAGTCGGTGCTGGAGTGCTACGCTCTTATACTCTACTACGTAGTCAACGGAGCCGCTCTCAAGTAATCCTAAAAGCGCAACTGCCTTTGGGCGAATAAAGAGCTTATCTCCCACCTTCCTGAAGTTCTTTGGAACTACGATTTTATACCCGTTTGGCTCTCTCTCTACTTTAACGTTTGTACTTGTTTTTAAGAGCTCCTCATAAATGGGTTTTTTATAGTAGTCGGAGGCCAGGGCAATCATAATTAAAGTTCTATAACCACAGGGGTCTAAATTTGGGTTTGAAAAGCCCCACTTAACGTCTTTTCTCTTTAAGATCTCGTACCAGTTGCTTTGGTTGATTTTGTCGCTGTACTTTGACTTAGGCGTATAGCAGATTACGAGTTCGTTTGTTGCAAATACTTTAACGTGGTCGGCATAGTTGGGAAACATGAACTTTGGAATTAGGGAGTAATCTGCACTGGCTACTACATCACACGGTTTGTGGAGGTCAATGACCTTCCTAATGGCCTTTAAACTTCCGCTTGATTCCCTCCTTACGTCAATGTTGGGGTGTTCCTTCTCAAACTCCTCTTCCAGCTTCTTGAAAGGAACGGAGAGGCTTCCGGCGTGGAAGACTATTAAAGGGGTCTTCTCTCCTCCGTAGCTGCTATTTAGAGCTAATAGAGTTAATATTAAAAAGGTTTTTAGAACCTTTTTCAACCTAGCTCCCTAATTCTTAAAGCGTTCAATTGTTTTTTTAACTTCATCAAGGGAGAAAATTCCGCTCCACCTCTTAATCTCTCTTCCATCTACTTCCAGAATTACTGTTGGAGCTGAGAAAATTAGCTTTTGGGCAGCTTCTTGAGGGTTTTCCTCTATTTCTACTTCTCTAAGCTCAACTTTGAGCTCTTTTACTATCTCCTTAAGTTTTGCCCTTAAGGGAATACAGACTTTGCACTTTTTAGAAGAGTAGAGGATTAGTTTCAACCTATCCTCCTTCCGTCTTTTTCCGGCCTTTCCTTTATTACAAAGTATATGGGATGTTCGTTTTTAATGTTCAGTTCTTCCTTTATCTTTTCCAGTTCCTTTTCCGCACTTTCTGGTTTTCTGTGAACTATTAGAATTCTCAGAGTTCCTGTTCTTTCCTTTCCTTTAAGGGAATTTCCTGTAAGGTAAACTTCAACGTTTCCTAACTTCTCCTTTAACTTCCTAACGAGTTCCTTTAACTTTAAAAAGCTCTCCTCCTTTAAACTTTCACTTACTCTTAGTCTCCAATCAATGTATGGAGCTATTTCCCTTTTGGTTAGGGTTCTATAGGCTATTTCAAATATGAAAGTTCCAATCAGCATTAAAGTTAAAGATTTTAGGGATTCGGGGCTGTTTTTTAAGTTAAAGCTTACTAAGACTATTCCTGAAAAGGCGCACATTATAAATCCGATAAAGGATATCCACCTGTTTGAGTTTGTGTAATTGGCCAAACGGAAATTTGCAAGGTTAACCGCAGAGAAAATCAAAAGGAAGCCGAAGCTCCCTGCTATTGATATGTTTTCAAGGTTAAATGAAACTGCAAAGAGTATAGTTATTATGGATAGGATAA includes:
- the wtpA gene encoding tungstate ABC transporter substrate-binding protein WtpA, with amino-acid sequence MKKVLKTFLILTLLALNSSYGGEKTPLIVFHAGSLSVPFKKLEEEFEKEHPNIDVRRESSGSLKAIRKVIDLHKPCDVVASADYSLIPKFMFPNYADHVKVFATNELVICYTPKSKYSDKINQSNWYEILKRKDVKWGFSNPNLDPCGYRTLIMIALASDYYKKPIYEELLKTSTNVKVEREPNGYKIVVPKNFRKVGDKLFIRPKAVALLGLLESGSVDYVVEYKSVALQHRLKYVELPREINLSDFSLRKYYSKVKLVLGNGRVITGKPIAYGITTLKNAPHPKEAKMWEDFVTSERGAEIIRSCYQKALYPPRRISKEEK
- a CDS encoding ATP-binding cassette domain-containing protein; this translates as MLEVKVEKKLKSFKIEANFRVKEKEYVVVLGRSGAGKSMIAKVISGIERADRCKVILKGKDISNLPPEKRRISYLPQSNTLFPHMSILENLEFPLRIRKEKFDRRKVEEIAFQFNVKEILFKRPSEVSGGEVQRVALARAILSDPEVIILDEPLSSLDFLTKTKLIDFLKELKGKRTILHITHDPLEAERLADRVLYVERGKTFYFESWKDFVERARGELPQKIREFFPYRQQS
- a CDS encoding molybdopterin-guanine dinucleotide biosynthesis protein B translates to MVPLISFTGSTDLEGFVSKVLDLLRERGYRVAIFKEGITEIPLEGYKADGVCSLNSGKVSLSRGVDGFNLKYLSFLLFDDYDIVVCLGVEGPDLPRFELLDRGKGLDCLKSKKNVIGVVSDKGFGGIRTFPLDRPEELVDFIEDKFIKRREDSFPDEVELFVNGRRVPMKHYVKETLREILFGFIKPLKGIDYPVEKLDIRIVVGKGRTP
- a CDS encoding ABC transporter permease, yielding MKNPKWLYLLIITLTLTCLTFIALPILNVFISLDPENFKNTLKDGEVWKAIFTSLKGATFATIVGLIMGVPTSYFLFQTESKYSELVESVINLPIVIPHVAVGITLLELLNSNSPLGKFFSRLGISFVDTIYGIIIAMCFVSISYTITSSLMGFRSINKELIWTARSLGASPYQVVKFVILPLAFPYILRGAILSFARSISEVGAILIIAYYPITAPVLMYERFEDYGLKNSTPIAVLVICISLIIFIILLSISYRREKRIA
- a CDS encoding thioredoxin family protein translates to MKLILYSSKKCKVCIPLRAKLKEIVKELKVELREVEIEENPQEAAQKLIFSAPTVILEVDGREIKRWSGIFSLDEVKKTIERFKN